Proteins from a genomic interval of Trifolium pratense cultivar HEN17-A07 linkage group LG6, ARS_RC_1.1, whole genome shotgun sequence:
- the LOC123890789 gene encoding signal peptide peptidase-like 2 — MPSPSRGRRFFLSVLLVLLFFVTASASDDVKRDDDRAPKSKSCNNPFQLVKVKNWVDGDEAITHSGMTARFGSSLPEKADNSVRTRVLFSNPTDCCSPSTSQLSDSVALCVRGGCDFQIKATIAQSGGATAVLIINDEEDLVEMVCSDTTEANISIPVVMITKSAGEALNASLTTGKRVEVLLYAPPRPLVDFSVAFLWLVSVGTIVCASLWSDITTPEKSGERYNELYPKESQNAAAARGGSDKQVVNINSKAAVIFIISASTFLVLLFFFMSSWFLWLLIVLFCIAGIEGMHNCITTLTLRKWENCGEKTVNVPLFGETSIFSLVVCLFCFAFAVFWASTRHASYSWIFQDTLGICLIITVLQVAQLPNIKVATVLLSCAFAYDIFWVFISPLIFHESVMIAVARGDKAGGEALPMLLRFPRFFDTWGGYEMIGFGDIIFPGLLVSFAHRLDKDNKKGALNGYFLWLVIGYGVGLIFTYLGLYLMDGNGQPALLYLVPCTLGVIIILGFARGELKSLWNYGTDSSLSTEPADSEV; from the exons ATGCCATCTCCTTCTCGCGGCCGCCGTTTCTTTCTGTCGGTGCTGTTGGTGCTACTCTTCTTTGTAACTGCATCCGCCTCTGACGATGTCAAACGCGATGATGACAGGGCACCCAAGTCCAAATCCTGCAATAACCCCTTCCAATTG GTTAAGGTCAAAAACTGGGTCGACGGTGACGAAGCTATTACTCATAGCGGCATGACCGCTAGATTCGGTTCTTCCTTGCCAGAAAAGGCAGACAATAGTGTCAGAACTCGTGTTCTTTTCTCTAATCCAACTGATTGTTGTTCTCCTTCAACTTCTCAG TTATCTGACTCTGTTGCTTTATGTGTTCGTGGGGGTTGTGATTTCCAAATCAAAGCTACAATTGCGCAGTCTGGGGGCGCTACTGCTGTCTTGATCATAAATGACGAAGAGG atcTCGTTGAGATGGTTTGCTCAGATACCACCGAGGCAAATATTTCAATTCCAGTTGTGATGATAACAAAATCAGCAGGAGAAGCTCTTAACGCATCTTTAACAACTGGGAAGAGAG TGGAAGTTTTGTTGTATGCACCGCCTCGACCACTTGTAGACTTCTCAGTTGCATTTTTGTGGTTGGTGTCTGTTGGAACAATTGTATGTGCTTCACTATGGTCAGACATAACTACTCCAGAGAAGTCTGGTGAACGCTATAATGAATTGTATCCCAAG GAATCTCAAAATGCTGCAGCAGCAAGAGGTGGTTCTGATAAGCAAGTTGTTAACATTAATTCAAAGGCTGCTGTCATATTTATCATATCAGCATCTACCTTTCTTGTTCTCCTGTTCTTCTTCATGTCATCTTGGTTTTTGTGGTTGCTCATTGTACTTTTCTGCATTGCTGGTATTGAG GGGATGCACAATTGTATTACAACCCTCACTTTAAG GAAATGGGAAAATTGTGGTGAGAAGACTGTGAATGTACCTCTATTCGGAGAGACTTCTATTTTCTCGCTGGTAGTGTGTTTATTCTGTTTTGCATTTGCGGTTTTCTGGGCTTCTACTCGACATGCATCTTATTCGTGGATTTTCCAAGACACTCTT GGAATCTGTTTGATAATAACAGTCTTGCAGGTGGCTCAATTACCCAATATTAAG GTTGCGACTGTACTCCTTTCTTGTGCTTTTGCCTACGACATCTTTTGGGTGTTTATATCTCCGTTGATATTCCATGAAAGCGTCATGATTGCA GTTGCTAGAGGTGACAAGGCTGGTGGTGAAGCACTTCCTATGCTTTTGAGATTTCCTCGTTTTTTTGATACATGGGGTGGTTACGAGATGATTGGGTTTGGAGATATTATCTTTCCTGGTTTGCTTGTTTCCTTTGCTCATAG ACTTGACAAAGATAATAAGAAGGGGGCATTAAATGGATATTTTCTTTGGTTGGTAATTGGCTATGGCGTCG GCCTCATTTTCACATATTTGGGGCTATATCTGATGGACGGAAATGGACAACCTGCACTCCTCTACCTTGTTCCATGCACACTAG GTGTCATTATCATACTGGGATTTGCAAGAGGTGAGCTGAAAAGCCTTTGGAATTATGGCACAGATTCGTCCTTGTCCACAGAGCCTGCAGATTCAGAAGTTTAA
- the LOC123890791 gene encoding uncharacterized protein LOC123890791 isoform X2: MDPIGFFLLLTSLLFSYPFVLIAQSPTTTTTISVVGFVYCDTCSTGTFSKHSYFLPDCRFRATSPKTNEQISFSVNRTTDREGAYKLDVASVDGINCESGVEDDNSQIVSLCEASLIGTSSSSYSCNVPFLKSTRSSEVSKEENNLCIYSLGALSYKPPEDMINTTLCSN; the protein is encoded by the exons ATGGATCCAAttggtttcttccttcttctgacATCCCTGTTATTCAGTTACCCATTTGTTCTCATTGCTCAATCTCCCACAACCACAACAACTATCAGTGTTGTAGGATTTGTTTATTGTGATACCTGCTCAACTGGCACTTTCTCTAAACACAGTTACTTCTTACCAG ATTGCAGATTTAGAGCAACCTCGCCAAAAACCAATGAGCAGATAAGTTTTTCAGTTAACAGAACAACAGACAGAGAGGGAGCATACAAGTTAGATGTAGCATCAGTGGATGGAATAAACTGTGAAAGTGGCGTGGAGGATGATAATTCACAGATTGTGTCTCTCTGTGAAGCAAGCTTGATAGGGACTTCATCATCTTCTTATTCTTGTAATGTTCCTTTCTTAAAGAGCACAAGAAGTAGCGAGGTATCAAAAGAGGAAAATAACCTATGTATATACAGCTTGGGAGCTCTCAGTTACAAGCCACCTGAAGATATGATCAATACTACCTTATGCTCAAATTAA
- the LOC123890791 gene encoding uncharacterized protein LOC123890791 isoform X1, giving the protein MDPIGFFLLLTSLLFSYPFVLIAQSPTTTTTISVVGFVYCDTCSTGTFSKHSYFLPGVEVHIDCRFRATSPKTNEQISFSVNRTTDREGAYKLDVASVDGINCESGVEDDNSQIVSLCEASLIGTSSSSYSCNVPFLKSTRSSEVSKEENNLCIYSLGALSYKPPEDMINTTLCSN; this is encoded by the exons ATGGATCCAAttggtttcttccttcttctgacATCCCTGTTATTCAGTTACCCATTTGTTCTCATTGCTCAATCTCCCACAACCACAACAACTATCAGTGTTGTAGGATTTGTTTATTGTGATACCTGCTCAACTGGCACTTTCTCTAAACACAGTTACTTCTTACCAG GTGTTGAGGTTCATATAGATTGCAGATTTAGAGCAACCTCGCCAAAAACCAATGAGCAGATAAGTTTTTCAGTTAACAGAACAACAGACAGAGAGGGAGCATACAAGTTAGATGTAGCATCAGTGGATGGAATAAACTGTGAAAGTGGCGTGGAGGATGATAATTCACAGATTGTGTCTCTCTGTGAAGCAAGCTTGATAGGGACTTCATCATCTTCTTATTCTTGTAATGTTCCTTTCTTAAAGAGCACAAGAAGTAGCGAGGTATCAAAAGAGGAAAATAACCTATGTATATACAGCTTGGGAGCTCTCAGTTACAAGCCACCTGAAGATATGATCAATACTACCTTATGCTCAAATTAA
- the LOC123890793 gene encoding FBD-associated F-box protein At4g10400-like has translation MQSSSSSSGSCGGGNDQVASGSKSQDDMISNLPDFVIGHILSFLSTKEAVLTSVLSTRWKYMWTFLTKLDFRDYTNNNFNSFSNFVTRVLFHLNTATIQEFILEIPHYYDPYGYYTNQWISAVLSMRLKKIKVFFFLRGNEPKIPSCPQLVSKNNILSCPLFECHESLEELEFMISSLASCIIKLPSSSFVSFSSLTVLSLAGIITFTSSNEIFQELTLNFPLLREYKAVSCGFSGVKSITIEAPLLELVFILGMEFEQVITRFSASRITNFSYYCDTVSHTIFLDHQNIPSSKIFLVLFDSEDHSVEEISIFIRKLLRFFINAEYLELDLANCWPGFAWVANYLADIPVFRMLGYLKLKRVTSNTLLDFLLKTPCLKTLVLQMVDYDEESQNFAIVPDCFLSTLKVVKFDKYFGGEREFSFSKFVMENTKVLERISFSFHESCSEVEKAKEKLSLVKISFSTVIMEFST, from the exons ATGCAGTCTTCTTCGTCGTCGTCGGGTTCATGTGGCGGCGGGAATGATCAGGTGGCTTCCGGTTCTAAGAGTCAAGATGATATGATAAGCAACTTACCTGACTTTGTTATTGGCCacattctttcttttctttccacTAAAGAAGCAGTTCTTACAAGTGTTTTATCAACCAGGTGGAAATATATGTGGACATTTCTCACTAAACTAGATTTTAGGGACTACACCAACAATAActtcaattctttttccaacTTTGTAACTAGAGTGCTTTTTCATCTTAATACTGCAACCATCCAAGAATTTATTCTTGAAATTCCACATTATTATGATCCCTACGGCTACTATACCAATCAATGGATATCTGCTGTTTTAAGCATGAGACTAAAAAAGATTAaggtctttttttttcttagaggAAACGAACCTAAAATTCCCTCTTGTCCCCAGCTCGTTTCAAAAAATAACATTCTCTCATGTCCCCTTTTTGAATGCCATGAATCCCTAGAGGAATTGGAGTTTATGATTAGTTCTTTAGCTTCTTGTATTATCAAACTTCCCTCCTCctcttttgtttctttctcaTCCCTCACAGTACTCAGTTTGGCTGGAATAATCACATTTACTTCTTCGAATGAAATATTCCAAGAGTTAACACTTAATTTCCCGCTTCTTAGAGAGTATAAGGCAGTATCTTGCGGTTTCTCAGGTGTAAAGAGTATCACTATAGAAGCACCTCTACTTGAATTGGTTTTCATTTTGGGCATGGAGTTTGAACAAGTTATCACTAGGTTTAGTGCTTCACGTATTACAAACTTCTCTTACTACTGTGATACAGTATCACACACCATTTTTTTAGATCATCAAAACATCCCTTCTTCTAAGATATTTCTAGTTCTATTTGATTCAGAAGATCATAGTGTGGAAGAAATATCAATATTTATTCGCAAGCTTCTCCGTTTCTTTATTAATGCAGAATATCTCGAGCTTGATCTTGCTAATTGTTGGCCG GGTTTTGCATGGGTGGCTAATTATTTAGCTGATATTCCTGTATTTCGAATGTTGGGTTATTTGAAGCTAAAAAGGGTTACTAGTAATACTTTGTtagactttcttttaaaaacacCTTGTCTGAAGACTCTGGTTTTACAG ATGGTGGATTATGATGAAGAATCGCAGAATTTCGCAATTGTACCTGACTGTTTTCTATCAACTCTTAAAGTGgtaaaatttgataaatattTCGGGGGTGAGCGCGAGtttagtttttctaaatttgTGATGGAGAATACTAAGGTATTGGAGAGGATTTCTTTCTCATTTCATGAGTCCTGCTCGGAAGTGGAAAAAGCTAAAGAGAAACTAAGTTTAGTTAAGATCAGTTTTAGCACAGTGATTATGGAATTTTCTACCTAA
- the LOC123890794 gene encoding auxin-responsive protein SAUR71-like: MDINIGKSMKQGNKKSGGGLITKTWERCKSIGRGGHKSKYPSSVTPTTTRSKSWPNLRGGGEKGGKKGGVVAPEGCFSVYVGPQMQRFVIKTEYANHPLFKMLLEEAESEYGYSCQGPLALPCNVDVFYKVLMEMDSEAPPPPHGCAFGNRSRSSYHLLSPSRMIVLNNF, translated from the coding sequence atggaTATTAATATTGGCAAGAGCATGAAGCAGGGGAACAAGAAGTCAGGAGGAGGCCTCATCACAAAAACATGGGAGAGATGCAAGTCCATAGGAAGAGGAGGGCACAAAAGTAAATATCCATCGTCGGTGACTCCAACGACAACAAGGAGCAAATCATGGCCTAATTTGCGAGGTGGAGGAGAAAAGGGAGGAAAGAAAGGCGGTGTTGTGGCTCCGGAAGGATGCTTTTCGGTTTACGTTGGGCCTCAAATGCAAAGGTTTGTGATCAAAACTGAGTATGCTAACCATCCTTTGTTCAAGATGTTGCTTGAAGAAGCTGAATCAGAATATGGTTATAGCTGCCAAGGACCTTTGGCCCTTCCTTGTAATGTTGATGTCTTTTATAAGGTTTTGATGGAAATGGATAGTGaagctcctcctcctcctcatgGTTGTGCTTTCGGAAACCGATCTCGTTCTTCTTATCATCTTCTCAGCCCTTCCAGAATGATTGTCTTAAACAACTTCTGA